In Ursus arctos isolate Adak ecotype North America unplaced genomic scaffold, UrsArc2.0 scaffold_2, whole genome shotgun sequence, the genomic stretch CGCGGGACTGGTGTGTTAACTTGTACTCCGTCGTCTGGGGCGATTGTCCGCTGCCCACACGCGGCTCCTCGGTGGTCACACGTCTGTCCGGGCGTCCCTCGTCCTCCCGAGTCGTGCTGAGCTGTGCCTGCCCTCACGGTGCCCATTGCATCTGACGGCAAACTCGGGGTTCACAGCCGGTCGAGTGTGTGTTCACCCCCGTCCTGTTCCTGACGTTGGCCTCCTGCCCGATTCACCGCCCTGCAGCTCTGCCTCCCGCTTCAGGTCCAGGACCCGACTGGTGGCTTTGCAGCCCTGTCATTTCTTTATGGTCTGTTTCATGTGtttcttttacttactttttaaaaagattttatttgtgtatttatttatttgagagagaaagagagagagaaagcacaagctgagggaggggcagaggcagagggagaaacaggctccccgtgGGGCAGGGAGctcgactcggggctcgatcccaggaccctggggtcatgacctgagccgaaggcagccgcttcactgactgagccacccgggcgccccgacCTGAGAATTTTTGGAAGTGTATCTTTAGGTTTGCACGTGCGGGAGAGTTTGCGCCCACAATCTGATAGGAGATCGAGCAGGTCTAAAATAACAACGTAGCCCCGTCTTGGTTTGAACACAAGGTAACTGAAAGTGAGCTCGAGAGCAGAAAGCAGGCTGGGTAGTCACTGAGGGTGATCAGACACCCCAGGACCCTCCCTTGGAAATTCGGACAGCCACGAGTCTGGTGAAGTTGCCTCACCGCACGTGTTCAGCTGCGACCTGTTTGTGCAGATCTCTCGCGTGGCCAGACATTTCATTTCTGCTGGAGGCGTTTGGACCTTCCCAATCCCACAGCCCAGTGATGGGTGCGTGGGGAGGGCAGCCCTGGGAGGCTCCCGGTGCAGGGAGACCCGCCTGGGACTAGAACAGGGCCCAGGGCGACATCTGCAAGCACGTGGTGgggcctccagcctccctcccccaagcCTGCCCTGGAGCCAGGGGAAGCAGCCGGAAGTTTCTTCTGGGGAAACTGAACGACCTCAGGGGAAAACATACCAACAAACAGAACCAGACATTGCGGGTGTCCCACAGGGCAGCGGGTTTGGCAGGATGACCATCAGGCAAGCGCTGGGGAGCACAGGCACTTGGCAGTCAAGACTGCGGACCCGGTAGAGCCCAGccagggcagggaggccaggacaGGGGGCCAGGGCAGGGCGGCCAGGACAGGGGGCCAGGGCAGGGTGGACAGGACAGGGGGCCAGGACGGAGGCCAGAGCAGGGGGCCAGGGCAGGGTGGTTAGGACAGGGGGCCAGGGCAGGGTGGCCAGGACAGGGGTCCAGGGCAGGATGGACAGGACAGGGGGCCAGGCAGGGTGGCCAGGACAGGGGGCCAGGGCAGGGTGGCCAGGACAGGGGGCCTGGGTCTCCAGGGGTAGGGACAGTGGACAGCGTACAGAGCAGGCAGGCGGAAGACGCGATCAGAGGACCCAAAGGCAGCTCTGCTGCGGGAAGCGAGGTCACAGTGGAGGCCAGGACAGGCCCGGGGTCACAGCTGGCGCCTTAGCGTCCAGGGCAGAGGGCTGGGTGAGAGGACAGCCATCGTGGAAATGGGTTCCTGGGAAAGCAGTAGACAACGCGGTGACTGTCCCCACCACCCCTCAGCCATCACGTGGAGTCGGGCTCAGCCTGGAAGCCAGCCAAAGGCCGCTGGACTCAGGAGAGGATGTGCGGTAATGCAGAGCAGGGCAGCGGGCAGGTGGGGTTGGGGTAGGACCTGTCGGCGGGCTGCGTCCCTGTGAGCAGGGTGGGAGTTCCGTTGTCACTGTGGCCGCATTGGTCCCCAGGCTTGGTGGAGCAGGAGACAGCCAGCGGACAGGAGTGACATAGATGAAGGCCTCAGGAAGACAtccccagacccagacccaggaCCCCAGGCCCCGTGGGGCACACGGGGCCCTGGAGAACGCTCACGCGTGGCTGTCACCACAACACCTGCAGCCCCACCCCCCTGGGTCCACCCCCCACAACATCATTGCCAAAGGGGTCTGTTAGATAAGGGGCAGGTGCCGTTCGCCCAGCCCGCACCGCGAGCCCAAGCATCCTGCCCTCAGTCTTCCGCTTGTCGGAGCTCGGCACAGCCCCAGGTTCGATCCTGTCCCCTGAACCCCCGCCCCTCACCCTGCGCCTCCACCCCTATCTCGGCCCCTCCCGCCCTCACCCTGCCTGCGGCACAGAGATCCTGTCTGGGTGGGCGGGAGCGACTTTCTAGGGAAGAGTATGGTCCTCCCTGCCTCATTCATGGGGGGAGTGAGAAGGGCCCTTCCCCGCACCTGACCTTCTCCAGCAAGTGAGTGTAAACCAGCCCTTCTGGGGCGCTCAGGGACCTTCTCGGCCTCCTGTCCGGCTATCGCCTCGTGATGGCtgcaagagaaagaagcagaaggagatGCTGGTGCCTCCAGGTGAGGCTGCCCAGTGCTCCCCGTGTCCCCAGCAGCCTCTTAGCCCAGCACCAAGTCCTGGGCTGGGCACAGGTGCCCATCGTCCATTGCGGTGCCAAACAGCCTTGTGCCCCCTGGCAAGCAGTCCGAGAGGCCGCACACTCCAGAAGCCTCCTTGCAAgtcagggggagggcagaggagacaTAGCCATACGTACCTGACAAAGCCCTTGAGTGACTCAGGTGGTGTTCGGTGGAGGGACAGCCTCAAACGGGCTCCATCTAGATTCGTGGCATTTCGTGTTTGGCCCCTGCTGTGCCCTCTCCCGTGGGCCTCGCAGATCCTGCCTTGAGCTGACACTGTGTGCACACCTGCTGGGAGTCTGTACCCACTCACGCCCCCCTGCATCGGCCCGTGGGGATCACGCCTTATCGTGTCCATCAAGGACACGCTAACTGTCCTTGAGAGCCAGTCAGGCATCTCCTCCTTGGAGCATTTCCCCTGACAGCTCTGGAGGGCTTGCTCAGGTCGTCAGCATGGCCACCGACTCTGCCTCTGGGCTGCCACTTTTATGCCGGCCCTGTACGCATTCTCTGTTGAACAGGTGGTCTCCTGCTAGACTGGAGGACTGAGGAAGGCAGAGGTCATGTTTTATTCATATCTGTGTCTTCCAGAGGCACCCCGGGGTCTGCCAAATAGCATTtcaggatggatggatggatggatggatggatggatggatggacggacggatggacggacTGACGGACAGACGGACGTGTGGATGGGTGGACGTGTGTTTTGGTGGACGTGTGGATGGATGGATCGGTGGATGGATGGATCAGTGGgtggatgtgtggatggatggttgCAATCTTGAGATGAGGCTGGCCTAGTGCAGGGTGGGCTGTGAGCAGGGGCCCCAGGTGTAGAATAGTCACTGAGAATATCCCCCCTACCTCTTGCCACCCCTTCCATCCTTctatccccaccaccacccctagTCAGTGCTTGGCCTGGAGCAAAAATTTCTCCAACCCAACTCTCAGAGCAGATGGACCCCCATCAGGAAGCCCCGGGTCACTGGACCACTCTCAGCCACACCCACACCCAAGAAACCACAGGGCACTTTCTGTCTTGCTTTGCTAACCATTCAATGAAACAAAACTGAGATGCGGTCCCAGACCCCTCCATTCCTAACCACACCCTCCTTCAAAgcagcttctctttctctccttcccagtgTAAGGGGGCGGGAGCAGCGTCCATCAGGTGGATGGACTGAGGACCCtgtggggtggagggacagggaagagCCGGGTGTtagaaggaggagagagcagggagactggggcagggagggagctgtgCTCGCGGGAGCTGGGCGGGTTCTTCTCCCACCTCCGTCTCTGAATTATATTGGCTACGGTCAACTTTCTGAACTGTGAACAGAACTGCCCAATGGAACTTTCCAGGACAATGGACTGTGTCTCTGTATCTACTACCCAGTGCATGTCGCTTGTGAGACTCAGGACAGGAGTTCTCACTTCATTCACTCTTAGTTACGTTGTGTATGCACTGCCCCACACGGCTGGTGCCTCCCGGGGCCCCACGTTGGCAGACAATGGTCCAGgatgtcgggggggggggcaggagtgaACCGCCACTTTCCTAGAGAAGGACACATCCTGGCGCTGGGCATAGAACCACCTTTCACCTTTCCTTGGTGTCTGGCCCCAGGGGAAACTGGGTTTGATGGTGCAGATAGGGGACCTGAGGTAATGAAGCCGCTCACTGTCCAAATCAGGGGAAGGACTACTGGGAGAGGACATTTGTCTCGTCCTTGGGGTTTGGGGGaaaggctggggagggaggctgagCTATGGGAGGAGCCTAGAATGTGGCCTCCTGGAAACAGTCCCACCCGCAGCAGGGCCTCCCCGGCTCAGCCAGCCGGCCCTGCCAGCAGATGCAGCCCCTGAAGATTTCAGAGCCTTGGAACCCCCACCAGGAAGCACCCCCCCCCACGGTCAAGTACACGCAGAAATCCTGGAGGCTGCTTTGCACACAGTTTAATAGGACGGCGGGGAGCGGGTAGGAGGCGAGGTCCCTGGCACTTCTTAGCCAACCGCCCACTGTCAGGGAGTCACCAGCCTCTGagccccttctctgcctcccggGCCCCAGAGTCAGGGAAGGACAGGGCACTGAGGAGACAGTGCTGCTGAATGGGGAAGCAGTGGGGGTGCATTGTTCCTTGGCCCACACAGGCCCATCAAGGCTCCAAGGGGACGTGCTGGTGGATCCAGGACGCGTAGGTGGTCACTCAGGTGTAGACCCCAGGGTAGTCGATGTGCCCAGAGGCCGCACCCCAGCTCAGCTCTACAACTTGGACCCACATGTCCAGCCAGTAACAGACCAGGGGACCCCCGGCATTACCCTGTAAAGGGCGGTTACGGGTCAGTTGGCCACAGGGCGCTGTGGTGGCCCCACTGCCACTCTGGTAAGCCCTGAACCGCAGGCAGAGGGCGGGGGCATGCTTCTCACCTGGCgggagccctgccccttcctccctgcacACAGCATGTCGTCCTTGATGATGCTGCCTTTGCCTCCTGCGGAGGGGGGCGGGTAGTGGTGGAAGATCTTCTCGCAGACCTGGTTGCCCACGATGGGGACCTCTGCCTCCTGCAGGTGGCGGGCCGGCAATGGTGGCActgcgggaggggagggggagtgtgGGCTGCTCCAGGGGCTCGTGGCCCTGCAGCCGGCCCCAGGTCATGCCAGCCCGGGCGGCACCTCTCAGACTCCCACGTCATACCGTAGCTTggatggagaaaggaagggaatcaTGGCCCATTCAGTGTCGTGTCTCTGAAAGCTAGTCCGTGACAGTAAAGGCCAGGCTTGAATAAATAGGAGAAAAGCCATGTAGAAAAAACAGCCACAGCAGAGCGCCTCTCGTGTCGGGCTGACCGTCGTGTGGTCGGTTTTCCGAGGGTGTTGCTACTTGAGAAGAGCCACGAAGCAGAGCGGCAGGAGAGCGGGGTCGCGCCAGGAGAGGCCCCTCAAAGCCAGAGCCCTGGAAGAGCTGGGACTGGCTTCGGGGGACCTTTGGCGTCTGGAGCGTGCGGCTCCCTGGCATCTGATAACCAGCACGCGGGGCCGCGCGGGAGGAGGAGCCGCACGCTTCCGTGCATCCCGCAGGCTCTgatctggggtgggggctgccccACGGCCAGCGGTACCAGCTCTGGAGCCGGGAGCCGAGGGGGGGAAGGAGCCTCTCCCGGACCACGTGTGATCCTGAGCccgggcctcagtctccccaccttAACCCCTGGTGGGCACACAGCCTGGGTAAATAAGGTCAGGGAAGCAAGGGAATCTGTTCTCCCCCAGCAATTTTTGCTGGGAAAACACAGGAATAAAGCCGCTCTCCTGAGACCAAGTCCCAGGTGACTGTCTTCCCCAGCGGCAAACAGAAATGACCGCTTGCTCCTGGGATGTTGTCCCAGTTTAAAAAAGAGTGTTTTCAGATGCGTTGCAGAGCCCAGCTGGGGGCGGGTGGCCCGTAGTCCCGTGGTGCATCTGTGACCCAGGCACGTCCCCTCACCCTCCCGCTCCTGAAGCCATCGGCCATGTGGTCCCCATGCGCTCCACCCACGTCCTCTTCCTTGTACACCCTCTGGGTCCCCCGATCGTACCGTGGACCTCAAAGGTGCCCCAGCCGGTCCCCCAGCACTTCTTTCCGGGGATGAGCACCAGTGACTCGGGAGCAAGGGTGACAGGGCTCACGAGCCTGGAGAGTGTCACGGGGACCTCCAGTCTGAGCAGGGCGATGTCCGCGCCCCCCATGGCCGACAGGCTCGCATTGAACTTGGGGTGGTGGATGATCTCGGCCACCCTGTGCAGCTGGTCGTGGTCGTAGAGCCTCCGCTACCCGACCTGGACCCCGTATTTCTGCGGCTCTAGCACGTTCCTGGGAGAGAGAGGCCAGGTGCTGCTCGAGGAGGCTGAGGGGGCAGGCACCTGGTCCCCCCACCCCGGCAGCAGGAATGTCTCTAGGGGCTCGGAGCCTGAAGGCTCCCCTGACACCTTCGGAGCTGCACGAACCCCGGGTCTCCTGCACCCAGCCCGGGACACTGTCCCCCCACATTGCGTTGCCCCCCCGGCTTATTCCGCAGCCACCCGCCCCGCCAAGGGGGCAGCCACGTGAATCACTCACGGTCCAGCACAGTGGGCAGCGGTCAGCATCCACTGGGGGTGAATGAGGGAGCCCCCACATTCATGCTGCCACTGGGCACACCGTTTGTGGAAGACCCTCAGGCTGACCTGCCATGGCCACTTCCCGGCAGGGACGTCATGCTCCCCCACGAGACCCCCTGGCTCAGTCCCCAGGCCAGGATCTGGGGAAGCACAGTGAGGAGCCCTCAGGGACCCAGATACCGCtgcctggagcccagcacagcCTCCCACACTTAGTCTCTCCCCCGGTCCGTCCTGATGTGGAGGTCGCCACCCTGTCCCACCCCAGGTCAGGGCAGGCTCAAGACCACCAGTGGGTTTCAGGACAGCAAGGTCATTACTCAGGGCTAGAACTCACCTGGGGTCCTGGGCACTGAGCCCCCCGGGCAAGGGAGGGTCAGGAACAGAGCCACAGCATGTgcgtggggagagggaagggctggAGTCAGGACACCAGGGCCAGGACGTCTGGGAACGGAGACGGCAGGAGTCTGAGCGGGGTCCTTACCACTCCAGgtcctctgccttctgctcctggGGCCTCCGAGCCCCTTTATCCTCCCTGCCCAGGAAGTGGGTGGGGCGAGAGCTGGGGGTCTCTGGGGCAGGGCTTCCCCTGCACAAGCGGTCAGTGCATCAGCATTTGCAGAGAACATGTTGTGGCTAGCCCAGGGTTGGGTGCTGGGAACACAGTGGACAGGTGCCCGTCCTGGGGTGAACCATGCATCTCTGTGGTACTGAGTGCAGTGAAGACAGGAGGTGCCCATGGTCAGGAAAGGCCTGTCCCGGGAGCCTCGTCAGAGTGCGGACCTCAGGATAAGAGCTGAGCCGggttccccagccccaggccctgggtCCACACCTCTCCTCTGGACCCacctggggaggagggcagcccCCGTGGGACCACCAACTCCCCCAGGCAGCCTCACAAGAGTTCTGGGAACCTGGCCTGAGCCAGCAAGGGCCAGGGTGTAGGGACCTCTGTGGGGACCCAGCATGGTCTGCACGgagtccccctccctcctcctgggacTGGACACCCCCTTGGCCAGCACGGGGAGAAGGCTTTCCAGTCTGAGTGCTGGGTTCGCTGAGGTTTTTGAGGTGAGGGTGCTGTGTCTGGGGAAGGGTCCAGTTGTCACGGACCCCAGGTGGGTCCCTGCTCCGTCCTGAAGCTTGCAAGGTGAGGGATGAGAGGGCAGGAGGGTGCTCCCGGGCACCAGGAGCTGTCTCACCACACTGTCGCTGAGGCACCCACATGGCTGCCGCTGACCCCCACCGACCCCCACAGCCGACCCCCCCACCTCGTCTGCCATCAGCAGCCCTGCTCCCAGCACGCTGCTCCCGGCCCCTGCCGCGGCTCAGCCAGCCCACACCGAGGACATGGGACCCCTGGACCCGCCTGGATCCCTAAGAAGGGGTTTCCCAACATCCTGCAGAGAGGGCCCCCACCTGGATGGTCCTGCTTTCAGACCCCCATGTCCCCAGTGCAGGGACACGCAGGAGACCCCGGCCTGTTTGCCGATACAGGGGTCTCCAGGCTCTCGTGTCCTGATCTGTGGGCTGCAAATGAATCAGGAGCATGAAAGCCGTGGGCTCTGGTAGCGTTCTTTCAGTTTAATGTTTATCTGGTTTTTGTGAAGGTGGCAGGGGTCGGAGGGGAGGGGCCGAGCCGAGATTCCTGGTTTCTGAGCGGtcaggagcagggtggggagtggCCTGGTCGCCCTGATACGGAACTTGAGTGCGGTAGGTCTGATCGTTCTAGACTGTGATGGAGAGCTGTGTGGCATGAAGGACTGGCTGCCACGTCACCATAACAGCCAGAAAATGCAGAGGTGCCAAAGGGGACCCTGTTTTCCTGGTGAAGTTGTCCTTGTTCACAGGAAGGACCTTAGGGGGCCAAGGCTTGCAGGACACGTTTTCGGAATGAACCAGGAACATTTTGGCTTGTCGGACGGGACTTTTAACGTCCGGAAAAGGagctggggaaagggagggaatggTCTGTGGAACCGGCCTGCCACACTGTgcaggagcaggggtgaggggggttCTGCACCACAGTGGGGAGGGCCCCATGGGTCTCCCCTGGATCCAGAGCCTTGTCTCAGCTGTGACTTAAGTGGGGCctgagggagatggggaggagggaggagaggagggaggggaaccTAGGGCTGAGAATAGCACCTATCCCAGCCGACTTCTTTCGTTCTTTCGGGGAGAGAAGCACAGAAACCTGCCCCCGgagcccttccctctcctctctgcctggccTGGAGATGCTGCACCAGGGACCCCAACAGGCAGGCCCTGCCAGCCGACTCCCTGAAcccccagacgcaccagagtcAAGCATGGGCGCAGCCTTGGGAGGTTTTCCCACCACGTTTAATAAGAATCCAATTCCCAGCACAATTCCTGGGCTTTCCCCACCCTGTCCTCCCTGCGGGGGGCCTcgcccctgctcccctgccccctgcagggAGCACATGGTGCTGAGACAAGGAGGATGGGGCGTCGTCCCTCCTAGGGTCCGAGGAACAGAGGGACGTGCCGGCAGATCCAGGACACGTAGCTCATGACGCGGGTATACACCCCGGGGAAGTCGCGGTGACCACACCCCTGGCCCCAGCTCACGATTCCGACCTGGATCCAGGTGCAATTCCAGCGGCACACCAGGGGGCCCCCAGAGTCCATCTGTGGGGAGAGGATGCCCTCAGCGAGAGCTTCCCATGTCCCCGTGGCAAAGGTCCCACGCTCCTGGGCtagaaggggacagaggaagtgGCCAGGGCCGCCTGGGGCCTCACCTGGCAGGAGTCCCGGCCCTCGCTCCCAGCACACAGCATGTCACCCTTGATGATCTGATCGTGGCTGTCGGAAGAGTTCTGATAGCGGTAATTACACTCCCTGTTGCCCACGATGGGAACTTCCACCTCCTGCAGGTGGTAGGGAGGGGGCAgcggcactggggaggggggagccacTGTGTGAGAACCAGGGTCTCCCCTTCTTCCCATCGCACACATACGCCTTCCACTTGTGTGGGGTCTCCCCTGCCCATCGGGGTGGGGGGCACGGGCACCTCCCATTGCCAGTCCTCATCCTGGGGTCCAGCACCGGACCTGGTACTATTTCCCCACGTCCACCATGCTCAGGACTGGCCGCACGGCACCTAAAGGTCCGGATGCCCCTCCAGCTCCAGGATGCGGGACTCCCTCGCCAGAGTCTGGGCTCCCGTGCAGTGTCCGCAGCAGGACCCGCAGGCCCCCCGGGAAAATTCTGCCTCAGCAGCAGAGGAGCCGTGACCTTGGTGGGTCACCCAAACTAGTGAGCCTGGATTTCTTCCCCATGACACGACGGCCCCCAGCTGCCCTCTGACTGTGGTGGCCAGAGTCCAGGTGGTATCTGGTGGGGGGACATGCCTGCCCAGAGCAAGTTCCCGGTTCCTGAGGTCTGTTCCAGAAACTTCCTGTCCAAACCCTGGCATCACAGCCCACCCTGGGGATCCCAGAAGGTGCATGCGGTAAGCCGCTTTCTATAAGGGCCCAGCCCCCCCCCATCCTTCCTAGGCTCCCTACTACCTACCGTCATCCGCGATGTCACCCCAGCCGGTCACCCAGCACATCTTCCTCCAGGGGACCCTCAGGGAGGCCGCCGGGAGGGAGACCAGGTTGACATCCTCAGAGAGAGTCAGGGGGTCCTCCAGTCTGAGCAGGGCAATGTCTGCGCCTCCCTCCGCAGACAGGCTCGCGTTGAACTTGGGGTGGCGGATGATCTCGGCCACCCTGTGCAGCTGGTCGTGGTCATAGAGCCTCAGCTGGCCGACCTGGACCCTGAAGGTGCCAGCCTCCAGGTCCtccctgggggagaggggagccagGGCTTCTCAGGGCAGGCTGGGGGGCACTGAGAGCTGGGGGGCCAGGAAGCTCGCCTCCCGCAGAAGGaccacgcacacgcacacgcgtgcacacaagCACGCACAGCCCCGGGAAGGGGGCGGCACTACTCACGGCTCAACACAATGGGCAGCCGTCAGCACCCACTGGGCGTGGATGAGGGAGCCCCCGCAGCTGTGCTGCCACAGGCCGTGGTCCATACGATAGAACCTCAGGCTGACCTGCCATGGATACCTCCGGGCTGAGACATCGCAGCCCCCCACGATGCCCACCAGCTCATGCCCTGGGCCGGAGTCTGCGGAAGCAAGTTCAGGGGCCATCAGGGGCCCAGACGATGACCTTCCCGGGAGCTCAGGGAGGGacaagggaggggcgcctgggtgatgcagtcgttaagcgtctgccttcggctcagagcgtgatcccagcgttctgggatccagccccacatcaggctcctccgctgggagcctgcttctccctctcccactccccctgcttgtgttccctctctcactggctgtctctctctgtcaaataaataaataaaatcttaaaaaaaaaaaaaaagggacagtCCCCATTCCTCCTGGGTGAGTCCCAGGGGCCCCAAGCACATTGGAGGGGATCAGACTCACCGGGGGTCACAGGCACAGAGCCCCCCAGCCAGGGGGAGGTCAGAACCAGCAGCCACAGCATctgcagggtgggggagagctCAGACCCCAACACTAGCTTTCTCCACAGCAGTTCCTTCCCAGGCCGTCCCTCCAGGGCCCCCATTTATCCTACTAACACAGGAAGTGGCCAGGGTGGGTCAGGCTTCTCGGGGGGGACACGCTGCAGCCAACAGGGCTCCTCCTTCCGTGGGGCCGGTGGTGACAGGGCCCAGCCTTGCTGTCCTCTGCCAGGCGGGCCGGCTGGACCCtgggcaggcagaggaggaaagcTCCCGGGGCCGCACTTTGGGAGTGGGTCCCATCATGAAGGACACAGTCATGAGCTTGATGTCTGCAGAGAGTGAGAAATTTGGTGAAAAGGGGGCCCGACCTGGCTGCTGTCTCAGGGAAGCGACTTCAGGCTGTGGCAGAGATGAACTTGGAGCCATCTGCCCTTGGCCCTGGTGTCATCCTGCTGGCCCACGGTCCTGCTTTCTGGGCCCCGGTCACTCCTGGGGGTCGGGGACTTCTGAGCAGACTAGCACGTTCCATGCCCTGCTTCCCATCAGACATCGAGGCTAAGCTGGGACATCTCAGGACCGGAATTTCTGGAGTTCCTTGCAATGGGCATTGTTCCATTCTGTCTGGGATTCATGGGTGGTGCCCGAGCCAGGCTTGAATGTCCTACCAGGTTGtactttatctttctttcatgGAGAGTGTCTTGGCCTCCTGTGCTCACACAAGAGAGGGGAAATGAGGGGGCGTCCAGGGCCCAGGGTCCTCAAGCTGCCAGGAAACTTGTCTGAGACCCTCTGGGAGACCCATACTCCATTGGCCTCAGCCACTCCCTGAGGCACCACTGTGTCACAAGAAGAGCTTAGGCAACGGGGCATGACCCCCGGGCCCTTGGCCCAGCCCAGGCCGCACCGCAGCTGAGCCAAGGagccccctgccccagggaggacagggagatgCCAGGAGGTCCCACACTGCCCAGAAGAAGGGGTAAGAACCCCAGTCCCAACCTCAGGGCAGGAGACGGGACCCCAGGTCTTTTCTGCTCCTGCTGGTTTTAGACAAATAGGGCCAGGGCGCACAGCATGGGGTAGGGTACTGGGgagccccagggcagggcaggagagtACTGGGTGATGGGCCCACTCCTGTCCTCTGTCAGGCCCTGGCTCTCTGCTCCCttcagcagcccccacccccgaaTGGGGCAGGAGGCACTGGAAAAGGCCTTGGGCCTCGTGCCAGcaggtgcctggggtggggggcctcCCACAGGCGCAGCCGGTTGCAAAGCCTAAAAATGCAAACAGGGTCTTCCCTCAGAATGCAGGCATCTTTTGAGGAGACCCCGTCTGTCTGGATAGTCCCAGTTTGAGCCCCAGGGGACATGTTTCATGATTCAATGTGAGAATGTGAAAAAGCTCAGCCCTCGAGGAGGCAGTGGGCTCTGGTCATGGGGAATTCCAGCCTCTCCAACAGGCTGAGGGAGGCCCGCGGCCAGGCGCAGGCCAGCACCaagacacacacatgcatacgcTCGCCATTCTGCATGTCGCTCGAGGGGAACAGAAATCATTTAGAACGTCCCTTTAAGAGCAAACGTCCCTTTAAGAGCCACGTAAGTATATCCTCAGGAACTGCATCGCCTCGCAAACCTTTGCCAGCCTTTGAAACAGTTTAGATAAAACTGTTCAAGGAAAATGTTGCAAGAGAGATATTCAGCAAAAGAAATCAAGTATCATGATTAAGGTtactgttatcttttttttaaaagatagtatcaaagacaaagagaagatagGTCCAAGGTAACCTGGGACCAACAGTCCAGATGATATCGAGCAGGTGACAGAATTAGCAAATTCAgaccaggaggcaggaggcacgGACTTGGTCCCCCTTCCCGTGGACACTTATTCTAGAAAACAggcaagaaagggagaaaaagaaatggggatagttgaacaatacaaaataatgaattaaGGTGGTAGGAATCAGTCTGAGCATATTGGCCATTGTAATAAACACAGAGCGAGCG encodes the following:
- the LOC113245181 gene encoding mastin-like; protein product: MWVPQRQCDPGLGTEPGGLVGEHDVPAGKWPWQVSLRVFHKRCAQWQHECGGSLIHPQWMLTAAHCAGPVAEIIHHPKFNASLSAMGGADIALLRLEVPVTLSRLVSPVTLAPESLVLIPGKKCWGTGWGTFEVHVPPLPARHLQEAEVPIVGNQVCEKIFHHYPPPSAGGKGSIIKDDMLCAGRKGQGSRQGNAGGPLVCYWLDMWVQVVELSWGAASGHIDYPGVYT
- the LOC113245143 gene encoding mastin-like is translated as MRALQSNNPDVTSVEDQWDVLQDGHVIAGKATGAHTDLLRLKKTGLQYLLVATRGRQGPRARGRRGVAKAAAGLEGLQKLLTFVLGEARSPGVRRSWSVKLPQHWSTFGRYSKGDIKLMTVSFMMGPTPKVRPRELSSSACPGSSRPAWQRTMLWLLVLTSPWLGGSVPVTPDSGPGHELVGIVGGCDVSARRYPWQVSLRFYRMDHGLWQHSCGGSLIHAQWVLTAAHCVEPEDLEAGTFRVQVGQLRLYDHDQLHRVAEIIRHPKFNASLSAEGGADIALLRLEDPLTLSEDVNLVSLPAASLRVPWRKMCWVTGWGDIADDVPLPPPYHLQEVEVPIVGNRECNYRYQNSSDSHDQIIKGDMLCAGSEGRDSCQMDSGGPLVCRWNCTWIQVGIVSWGQGCGHRDFPGVYTRVMSYVSWICRHVPLFLGP